The stretch of DNA GATGGGGCACATTGTCTTCAGATACAGCATACTGACAAACTCTTGGACACGAGGCGAGGTGATGAATTCGCCACGGTGTCTGTTTGGGTCAGCAAGCATCGGAGAGAAGGCATATGTTGCTGGTGGCACTGATTCTCTTGGCAGGATCCTCAGCTCAGCAGAGCTGTACAACTCTGAAACACACACTTGGACACCCCTTCCTAGCATGAACAGGGCACGAAAAAATTGCTCTGGGGTGTTCATGGATGGCAAGTTTTATGTGATTGGCGGTGTGACCAACAACAACATGATCTTGACCTGCGGTGAAGAGTATGATGTGCAGAGCAAGTCTTGGAGGGTGATTGACAACATGTCTGGGGGCCTAAATGGAGTGAGTGGTGCACCCCCGCTTATTTCAGTGGTGAAGAATGAGCTGTATGCCGCTGATTATAGTGACAAAGATGTGAAGAAGTATGACAAGAAGAATAATAAGTGGATTGCTCTTGGTAAATTGCCTGAGCGATCTGTGTCCATGAATGGCTGGGGCCTTGCATTCAGGGCATGTGGTGAAAGGCTGATCGTCATTGGTGGACCAAGAACTTCTGTTGGGGGCATGATTGAGCTCAACTCATGGATTCCCGATGACAAGCCACCTGTGTGGAATTTGATTGCCAGGCGGCAATCTGGGAATTTTGTGTATAATTGCGCTGTGATGGGCTGCTGAGTTCACTGGATCAAGGGTGTGTTGTTTACAAAGAGAGGTATGCACAAAGACAAGGCCTATTTAGCGCCAGCACTCATTTCTTCATCATGAGTTTCTGCCTTCGACCTGGTAGCTGATTTAGTTGGCAtcagcagagcagcagcaggatcTTGTATCCCTTGAGTTCATACATCAGCTTCCGCCCCCGCTAATCCATTTTTTTCATTTACATTCCGATCAATCTTATGATCTAGAAGATgataccatgcaaaaatatcatACCAATAATCTAGAAATATTAAATTTTAGAGGGTTTCCATCAATTATGGTGACAGAGCAAGTTATTTTGATCGTATTTCATTGTCTATGTCTGCAGCAAAGTGTGACCATCATGTTATTCATGCATGCCTAATTTTTGAGTTACCATATTTGTTAAACTTTGATGTCTTCCTTTATGGGTTTATTTGGCTGAATGACCTTTGGAAATATTGAGTAGCATGGGTTCCAGTCAAACTATTTTGAGTAGAGCACGATTACATATTGGAGTAATCTTTTTTAGGTTGTCTCTGCTTCCCTTAAAATTTACTCAGATAATATCTGCAAATTTAACCAATGGACCTGCAGGCATTTTGTTTGATTCATTCACTGCTTGTGGaatatttttccttttccttttccttttatcTGCTCTGAGATCCTTGTGCTATATATGTATTATGTATCAGAATGCTCTATTTGAACTTTCTCTGTTTGATGGTTGTTTTGGTGAAAACAATTATACACAAATGTGAATCTGTTGATATTGTTTCATTACATTGTTATTTGTATTAATAGGTCCGTATTACTGTTATCTCAAATATGGTAAAAGTTTAGTTGTATCACTTTTGTGTCGAAGTTTCAGTGAGGATGGTACAAAATTGAAACTTAGGCTCCTTTCTACATTCTGAAATATATCCTTTTGTAATCACAACCATTATGACCCCTCTAAATGCTTAAGTTTACACTTTGATCTGGTCGCGTGATTGGAGAGATCCTTAACATAATTGTTCcgtttttttctcctttttggtAGCTATATGCATTACATGCTTTTCTCTGTTGCCACTTCTATTATGTCTTTATAGGCTCCGTCAGGAATTTATTCAAGGTGAAGCATAATTGTAATTTGATAAATGCTCTTTTATACCTTGGAGAAGCTGATGTTCATGACCTGAATTTAtcatgcttctttttttttctttttttttggggacATGAATTTATCATGCTTCACGACTCTAAACTTGTGATTCTTGTGAGTGCCAGGTTCTTTTTGGACAAGTACCTCTTTGTATTGTCCATCGCATAACCCCTGGAAAGCAAAATTTGACTGATGAATTCTAAATGACCCATGGATTACTTGTAGGTGTCAGTTTTGTTGAAATTTTTAGTGGGCGCATATGATACATTTTTCCTTTGTGAAGTGAGACACAAAAGTTTGGAGGGCGAACTGGGGATATAGAACTAATACATTGTTGACCACTTGAGAATCATTCATAATTTACCAAGCATAATGATTTGGTCCTTGGTCAGAAAATCATAATAGTTTGGCTGCTTTGCATAGCTAAATTTCCAAACTGTTTAAACATTTGATATTTCCACTGCCACTGTAAAACTTACTGAAAAGCTACATCAGTAGTATGTTATAACTGACTGTGACAGGAATTTATTTTAACAATTGATACatctcttttctttattttctttatcttgatATGGCTAGCCtgttcctgaatcctgatccaCCATTTTCCATGAGCTGTAACATAACTACAAGCTTGTAGTTTAGGGCTCTTTGCACTGTTATGTGTTGTATAGGGTTATTCTTTTGGATACCATATTGATGAGTAGTGAGGTTCATCcagtatgaaaaaaaaatcttatttaTAAAGTagtttaattaattttgaaCTGGCAAATAATTTGGTTAGATGTCAACCTGTTATAGTAAAGCAGGGCAAATAAGAAGTGTGGCGTGAATTGGAAGTAGGAAAATAATCTTCACACGCCATAATTAAATTTCAATAgtattttgaattcttgttcTTGATGGAAATCTGGCTGATTTGAGATGCCTACCTGTTTATTTGATGAAACAAGCTTGTTTACTTGATTGGGTTCTGCTCGAGCATTGCAACTACATTTCTTTGGATTCTCGGCAGCAAAAATGGTTGTTCAACTTGGTCGAATCATGTGTCATTCCAATTCCGTTTATAGCCGTTCAACTTGATAGACCTGTTGTCTTGTTGCAGAACTATCGATAGGCTTTTATAACTTTATCCTGTGGAATGGAATCACTTTATGATGGAGGTACGCAAGTTGTGCATGTATACATTATTGTCCTTGTGTGCGGCGTGAAGCTTCCTCCTTTGACTCTGAACACTAATGTTATCCATTCTTTTTTTCCCCATATATGATTTGGTGTGTGCTTGAACTACTGCTGCTGATGTTTGCAACATTTGACAGAATGCATTGCATGTAGAACTGGACCTCAATAATTTTGCTGTTAGTCATATCTGTTATTCTGATAAGGAGTTCAACTTTGTGCCTGCTCACTTGTTGAAACACGAAAAGGCAAATTGTTTGGATATTTGTAACCTTCATCCTGTGCATCTCAGATGGTTGTCTTTGTTTAGCTGTCACGTCTTGCACTTCCTGTTTGCAACGTTACCACCCGTTGCACATCCTGGAATTGACGTCTATGCAGCAGTTGAACCATTTTCTGAACTTTCAAAGTTATGCAGTTGTCTGAACTAATGGCTTCCTTTTAGTTGTGAGTCATACGGTGAAGCACCGAAATGTAGCTTCGCCGAAATGTTGCACATATGCTGCATCTTTTTGTTTCGCCAGCACAGAATATCTCAGTGGAGAATTTGATTAAAGCTAGGAAAAATGCGCTGTCTGGTGGAATTTGAGGATTGGCATGTGTGAAAGGCATAAACATTGGATGGACTGGTCTGGAAAAGTTGTTTTTGGCCTCCTCTTGCAGGGGCGTGTAGATGAGATGGACGCAATCGTAACGGCTTCTGTTTCTGGCTGCAACTTGCAGGAAACaaactttttttcttctctttggtTTCTCACCATTACCATCACCATCTTTTCTGCCTTTATGGTTTTTCTCCTCAACTTATGTTTGAAATttccgcgctcgccggcgctgcCCCATCGGGCAATTGCGGTTCTGAATTTTTCTCGTGGTTCATCTTTTCCCCACTCTTCTTCCCTATGCACGCATGCAGACGCTGGGCATGGTCctgtagaattgccaaatggtccgaTTTGAGTTCTTGGGATGCTCCTGCGTATATCTCCGTTAGCAAAATCTAAGATCTACCTCACGATTCTTCAAGAGAGGTCGAGCATGTGTCTTGGTATGCTGCTGGGATTCGGAAATTGTGCTGTCCAAATAAATTTGCACTGATGCTCACCTGGACGAT from Panicum virgatum strain AP13 chromosome 9K, P.virgatum_v5, whole genome shotgun sequence encodes:
- the LOC120651114 gene encoding F-box/kelch-repeat protein SKIP11-like — translated: MDLCGKREDMALQGGDSCLTPRASRGGCEMKSRWAEGLLEGGGRKRRAPEESKDYVQKMDEVDCGGKQSKPPSPQPHTPDIREAHAPGRRCTAAAGGGGNLIGEIGRDLSINCLLRLSRSEYGSVASLNRDFRSLVRGGEIYRLRRQNNISEHWVYFSCNVLEWDAYDPYRERWMTVPKMPPDECFMCSDKESLAVGTELLVFGMGHIVFRYSILTNSWTRGEVMNSPRCLFGSASIGEKAYVAGGTDSLGRILSSAELYNSETHTWTPLPSMNRARKNCSGVFMDGKFYVIGGVTNNNMILTCGEEYDVQSKSWRVIDNMSGGLNGVSGAPPLISVVKNELYAADYSDKDVKKYDKKNNKWIALGKLPERSVSMNGWGLAFRACGERLIVIGGPRTSVGGMIELNSWIPDDKPPVWNLIARRQSGNFVYNCAVMGC